The following nucleotide sequence is from Pseudomonas putida S13.1.2.
TCGCATCCAACGAGCAGCAGCAACAAAGTGCCGGCCTGGCCCTGGCCTACCAGGCACCACAGGCAACCTTCGGCGCCGGCCTGTCAGCAGCGGACGACTACCGCAGCCTGTCGCTGAACATGAGCGGGGCTGCGTTGCTGCATGCCAACGGTATGGAACTGGGGCCTTACCTGGGTGAAACCATTGGCCTGGTACATGTCCCCGACACCGCTGACGTGGGATTGAAGAACCACGGCGCCATTCGCACCAACGCGAAAGGTTACGCCCTGGTTCCCCACTTGCGCCCGTACCGGCTCAACCAGCTGGTGCTGGACACCGGCCAGCTGGACCCGGACGTAGAAATCATCAACGGCACCGCCGATGCCGTACCTCGCCGCGGCGCAGTCGTCAAGAGCCGGTTCGAGGCCCGCCGCGCCAACCGTGTGGTACTCACCCTTGCCACCAAGGATCAGCAGCCATTGCCGTTTGGCAGCCAGCTGCATGACGTCGACGGCAATGTGCTGGGTATGGTCGGCCCTGCAGGCCGCGTCATGGTGTCGGTAGCCGATGGTCTGCAGCGGCTCGAAGCACGCTGGGGCGAAGCGTCGGAAAACCGCTGCCGGTTCACGCTGGACCCGCAATCGGTTCCTCAACAGCAAGGTTATCGCCTGCAATCACTGGCTTGCGAATGACTTGACCCGCGCCCCTGCGCCATGAAACTCGCGCCCACAGCGGGCGCGCTCTACCAGGAAATACCAATGAAACGCCTCATGCCCTGGGCACTGCCCATTGCCCTGCTCAGCAGCTACCAGGCCCACGCCGCCGACCGCTGCAGCTGGAGCGTAGGCACCCAGCCGATGACCATCACGCGCACACTCACCGGCGTGATGCATGTGCCCCTGAATGCCGAACTCGGCAGCGCCATCGGCACACCCAACCAACGGGAGTTCACCCCTTCCATGCCTCGGTCGGAACTGCATTGCTACAACGATGGTTCTGTACTCTGGCGTTTCGACATGAACGCCAGGGATATCTTTCCCGACCCGCTTCCCCCAGTGGAAGGCGAGCCGTCTGACGGGTATATCCTGAAAACCAACATCGACGGCGTTGGCGCACGCATCCGGCTTGAGGCCCCCTTCAATGGCTCGGACCCTGCCTTCTTCATGCCCGAAAATGGCCCGCACAACCCCTTCATTCCAATGCGCTCGACCATGCAGGCCAACAACCAGCTCGGTGGATTCAGGCTGAGCACGCTGTGGAACCAGGTAACCCTGGTCAAGACGGGGGATATCGCACCCGGCCTGCACCGGGTCGACACTGAACTGTTCACCGGGCGTTTCGACGCCACAGGCTTGGGGCTGGTACTGCGCTACCGGTTGCAGGCCGATGTCCTGCAAACCCAGTGCAGCCTCATCGGCGACCCGATAAGCGACACCCCCGTAGACCTGCTGACATGGGACAAATCGCATTTCGCAGGCAAAGGCACCACAACGTCGACCGTGCCATTCACCATTACCCTGAGCAACTGCAAGACAGACCCTGGGGGCAGGACCAGGGCGACGATCGAACTCAACCCCGCCAAAAGTTCAGTGCCCGTACCTGGGCTGGACGGCGTATTCACGCTGACCCCTGACTCCACGGCTGAAGGGGTTGGCATCCAGGTACTGAAAGACGACGGCACCCCCCTGCCGCTGCAACGCGAAGAAGACCTTCAAGCAATCCAGGACGGCACCACCGTACTGAACTTTGGCGCTCGCTTCTACCAGACCGACGAGCCCAGCGCAGTCCGTGCTGGCGAAGCGAATGGCGCGTTGAACTTCACCCTTCGCTATCGCTGAAAACCTGGCAAACAAGCAATTGGGGCCGCTTCGCAGCCC
It contains:
- a CDS encoding fimbrial protein, whose product is MKRLMPWALPIALLSSYQAHAADRCSWSVGTQPMTITRTLTGVMHVPLNAELGSAIGTPNQREFTPSMPRSELHCYNDGSVLWRFDMNARDIFPDPLPPVEGEPSDGYILKTNIDGVGARIRLEAPFNGSDPAFFMPENGPHNPFIPMRSTMQANNQLGGFRLSTLWNQVTLVKTGDIAPGLHRVDTELFTGRFDATGLGLVLRYRLQADVLQTQCSLIGDPISDTPVDLLTWDKSHFAGKGTTTSTVPFTITLSNCKTDPGGRTRATIELNPAKSSVPVPGLDGVFTLTPDSTAEGVGIQVLKDDGTPLPLQREEDLQAIQDGTTVLNFGARFYQTDEPSAVRAGEANGALNFTLRYR